The window ATAGCATGCATAGCGAGCTATTAGTTTGGTGTAGACCGGTGCTGGTTCTGTTTTGAATAATCTGTTTCCTTGACGGTATTCTGTTGCTCTTCTTTCATACCAAatatttgggttttgtttaCAGCAACAGAAAAAATACCTGTGACTAAGGAAGAACCAAAAGGGCATAAGCTTTGGCGATGCTCGATTTGCACTTACGACAACGAAGACAGTTTTTCTGTCTGTGATATATGTGGGGTTCTGCGCATCCCTCTGGACAACAACAGAAATACTCAAGATGATAGAACAGGTACTTCATCATATCTTTTTGACGCGATTTTGTTCACTGATTAGAGGAAGAGAAGTGCTGTATGAACATATTACACTACTTTAGTTATGGAGTGCTTTATGGCTAATTCGCTCGTGAgtctctcttcttttattgttgttctctattttattttatttccattCAGTAATACACTGGTCAGAAGTTAGATTTATCGCATTAGGTAAAGGAGTTTACATTTGGTTTAATGTAGCTCCAAGAGAACTTCActgtttttctaaaactttcttttttggatGGTTTCAAACTTCCCTTGTCTAGCTCATTCCTCTTTCATAGATTAGATCTCTTTCATGCAGTTGAAAACATCTGCAAAGACTCTGGAGTATCAAAAATGGCCAAGTCTCTCTTTGCATCGTTGCCAAATCAGATACCCAAAAGGGCTGTAAAATTGCAAGAACAGGATGATAAAATTGTGgaggaaagagaagagaacATCCACAAGATTGGAAATATCCAGGGCCATTTGCATGAATTCCATAATGCTTTTAGTACCTGTAGTCATTTCCATACTAACATAGGTTTGTACTTACCAATTTTCTCAGAAGACGTGGATTCACAAATTTAGAGCAATTTATTTTGTGGTCTGCTTCCTCAATACCTAGAGCCAGAATGACATTGTTAATATCTTCTATTAAGCAATAACGAAATCTAAATCGATACTTTTGCTCCCCCAAGATATCCATAAATGATTGCAActtacttttgaattttgatctACAAATAATCAGTATAAAATATCTTCAAATAATTACTCAAagattatcttttattttctaaacaacATCTTGAGTTCATCATGGCATTAGATTTCTAACGTCACTCATTTGGAATGATACAGTCCCTTTCAAGTTTGATATTCCATCCCCAGATGATGTGGTTTCTAATGGATTGCGTTCCTCCAAAGTTGGTTTAAAAGGTATATTTTTTGGTGGCTGAAGATTTCGTTGTTGCTTTAGTATCAGTTGCGaagcaaaatttgaattttctatttaacCGAGAGGAAGCAACAAAAGATGGATCTAcacatttagaaaatttgatgtttgtgCATGGCTGAAAGCATCTCATTGATACGGGAACCTAGTTACTTTGTAGAAAATCAAGGATAGCTAGAATCTATTGGGTTTAAGGTATCTTTTTCTCAATGTGCAGGCTCATAAAAATTGGGTGTCAGGGAAGTGAGTGATAGTTTTAGACCCATGCTAGCACTGCACGGGGTGGGGGTTTACCTGCTtatatgtcaattttttttttgttattgtgtcTTTATCCCACATTTCATTCACAAGGGTATACCTGTACTTTCTGTGGTTCTTTTATGTAGTAGATCAAAGCCTATTACTGTGTTCAAAAGATTTGATCCTTTACTGTAAAGCTAGTCATAAGGTCCTTTTCCTGCAGTAGTCTTCTTGAATGACTAGGACAAATTTACCTCAGTGTTTGAAGATCTGTAATAGTTAGCTCGTCTTCTGTCATTATCTTATTTTCGAGCTACTGGATGCTATCTCCAAAGCAATTCTTATTAGGGTCTCTTAAATGATCGACTACTCCCTTTTGCCTTTCAAGTTGTTATGTGCTGATGTCTTTCTGGattactttcaatttcaacgTCGGTTCATTCATATACAAGTTTTTTAACTCTGAAGACACATCTAAAGCTCTCCATCAGAATGATGGTTTGTTACATTTTATGGCTTTTGgcaccaaattaaaaataattactatTACTCTAGAATGAtgaatctaaattatttatggTTTAACTTATTATGGAGATGATGGAACCAAAGTAGCATTTTGGAAAGTATAAGAATTACTGTAGAAGGTTGACggtttttctttatgtttgtTAGCTCTTTGTTTCATCTCCATTGCTTAATTATCACAATATACGTACAGTCTGATATCCGATGTACCACAACATTTTGACATCGTTTGTTACTCATTGGTTGGTATTAGGATTACAGTGGTAAAATTAGGCTCCAAAACGTGTCATCTAGTGGTTGGTTTTGACTGTCAACTTGAACTTAGTTTCAGTTAGAAGTATGAATTTTTATGTTCCAATGTTTCTATTTCCATGGTTGGTTATTCAGTCTTCTTGAGTCTCAATTAAGTAATAGATATCTTTGTATTTCTACTCCTTGCTATCTGAATGAAGTTTGcctttttttgttgattcaCCATTTTATAGCAGCCAACCACAACGACTTCAactctttaatattttcttcagACACCACTAAGATATCTGCAAACAATGCAGCATTGACTTCAAAAAGTGCACATAGCGCGTCTACTTTATCGCAAATGAGTAAATCAGGCAATATAGGAGATAAACAGTTGAATACCAAAGGTTCAGCCAACTCAGGGATCtcaattggaaaaaaaacaatggttaTTGAAGAACTCAATACATCAATTAgtgtaacaaaaaatttacaatCACGTGATAACCGGTCATCAGGCACTTCCTCATCAAAGTCAGCAGGCAAATTTGACAGCATGGATGAGAGCAGCAACCCTTCTGTGGACTGGGAAAGGTCCCAAAGTCTTGCCGGTGGTTTGAACAACATGGTCCTAAATGTTAAATCTGCCTATGCAAATTATATTAGTGGGATTGGGAAAACATCAAATCCGCAGTATAAGCATGATAAGTGGATGCTACCTGATAAGGCTGTAGATACGCTGACTCAGCTGAATCTTGCCATAGTAAGTCTTCGTATAACCACGAACAGTCTCATGAATTATTCTGAGGCTTCTTTTTAAGtccttatatcaatttatagaAAGGTAcataaataatagtttattcAACATTTTGCAGGTTGGTCATGTTGATTCTGGAAAATCTACACTCTCAGGAAGATTGCTGCACCTATTGGGACGTGTATCCCAAAAAGAAATgcacaaatatgaaaaagaggCAAAATCAatggtaaattaatttttgtgcatttttcattcatctttttttacGGCCACCAAAATAGATGTAATATTCATCTCCATGTCTATATAGCATCTCCTTAATCGTACGCATCAGCTACAcatgattaaaattaatataacaagCTACATAATCTAATAGCATATCAAGTACAGCTACAAACTTCCATTTGAAACTTCACACAATATGTACGAATTCTCGTGCTGTCACTCTTCAGTTTGTTAGATATGGTCATCAAGGACAGTTCCATTCgctgaaaaaaagaaaatttatgaatcCTGCAAACTTGCGCATTTTTCATTCATCTTGTACTTAATTACTgctaatttgtatttttttctcagGGCAAGGGCTCCTTTGCTTATGCCTGGGCACTGGATGAGAGTGCAGAGGAAAGGGAGAGAGGAATAACTATGACTGTTGGTGTTGCTTTTTTTGATTCCAAAAGATATCATATTGTTGTGCTTGATTCCCCTGGCCATAAAGATTTTGTTCCAAACTTGATATCTGGGGCCACACAAGCTGATGCTGCAGTTCTTGTTATCGATGCATCTGTTGGTGCATTTGAGGCTGGTATGGACAGTTCAAAGGGGCAAACAAGGGAACATGTGCAATTAATCAGGAGCTTTGGTGTAGATCAGATTATCGTTGCAGTTAACAAAATGGATGTGGTGGAGTATTCCAAAGATCGATATGAGTTTATTAAGCTGCAACTGGGAACCTTTATTCGTTCATGTGGTTATAAAGATTCATCATTGTCTTGGATTCCATTGAGTGCCATGGCAAATCAGAATCTGGTGACTGCCCCTTCTGATGTACATTTTTTATCCTGGTGAGTGTCAGATGCATTCCTTCCTTTCAAACATTTGAAGCAAGATTTATTGAATGAGGAATATgatgttttatcatttatgcACCATGCTTTTCTTGAAAGACTTTCTTCCATGTCCTTTTGGTATGAATAAATGGGGTTGCCTTTTCTTACTCCCTTCAATCTGGTCTGGTGGAATATTATTTCTCTTGTAGCAATATTTTAGACTCTAAGTGCTTAAAACATATACGTGCTGgggtaaaaagggaaaagaggTTGAGAAGCGGTAAGAGTAAGCATCGTATCTACGGACTGTTAAGGGAATGTTTTATGGGGAGGGAAAGTGACAGGGACCTCTTTTTGTCTAAGAATTGGCTCACACTCAAGTGGAGGAGAACCAGCTCTCTCCAGGTGATCCGTAGTGTCTTCTTGCTTTTTTGTTAATCTCTTATCCCCGTTCTTGTTTGAGACTCTCTGTTTGTAATCATTGTTTACATCAACATATCGCTTTTATTGGTGGTCTGTTTGGCCCATTTCGTGCACGGATTTggtttgtttatgtttattgtgCAGGAACTTTTTAGGATTGGGAAACCTAACACATTATTTGTGGTGGCCTcctacaaaaaaagaaatattatcttttgttgGACTGTATATGGATATATGATGTTGACTAAACATCTAAGGCTGCAATTAGATAGTTAAAAGTAGGGGGATTAGAGCTCTTATCTTTTCCACTCCCTctagaaaagaaataacacgATCTCATCTTTGTTTCATATTGGCAACAAAGTTCTCAAGTTTGAGACTAAAAGCGTTTCAGATATCTCTTGCGGCAAGTGATGTCCTGTCTGTTTCAAAATCTTCAGTGATTCTATCAAGTATCAACTTTAGCTAGAGTTGGTGGCTTGAAAGCTTTACCTTTTGGTAAGAGGAAATCCTCAAGGCAGTGAAGGAGATTGGTAGTTTAAAATCTCTTGGCCCCTACCCCCTGTTAACATATAGTAGTGGGGGTGCTTTCTTTAAGAAGGTTGaaacttcttaaaatatgGCTTGCCGAACCGGTTTTGACTGTTTATCGGTCATTAATGTTATTTCTATAgtcaaattaaaagatgaaaaaggagGGAAGACAGAAAAAACTCGGTTAGGTTTTGGGTGTAAACTACTATGTTTGATAGAGAGATTTTGCCAAAAGAATGACGTGAGACCTAACTCTATTGTAATGGTATTACTTGGAAATGGTGTTTTGTTATGGTATTTGTAATCACTGCAGTCACTATTCACTACTATTGACACATACTTGGTAGGTCAGTTTGTTGGTTCGAATTTGCATCCCTACTTGTTCCGATGTCTTTGCTTGTCCTATGATTTCACAAACAGTAATATGTATGCAGGTACCGTGGACCTAATCTTTTGGAGGCAATAGATTCTCTTCAACCACCCACTCGAGAATTCTCTAAGCCACTGCTTATGCCGATATGCGACGTTGTTAGATCACTTTCACTAGGACAAGTGTCTGCCTGTGGAAAATTGGAAGCTGGAGCTCTCCAGTCTGGATCTAAGGTACATGCTCTGCTTCTAAGCTGAGTTTATATGGTTTTGTTTCTGGAgactacaaatttaaaaaatgaaaattttccagTTGTTTCTTTCATGGTCTAAAGTTGGGTCCTCTATGCGATTTCatgaaaacatttttgaaCCTTCTAAAGTTAAAATGTCATGTTTGTCTGTTTCTTGGTGTTCTGTAGGTTCTAATCATGCCATCTGGAGATAAAGCAACCGTGCGAACTTTGGAACGCAATTCTCAGGCTTGCAAAATCGCAAGAGCGGGGGACAACGTGACTGTTACTCTACAAGGAGTTGAACCAAGTAGCGTGATGTCTGGGGGTGTCCTATGCCATCCTGATTTCCCGGTCGCTGCTGCAAAACATTTGGAATTGAAGATTCTCACCTTGGAATATGCAACACCGATATTAATAGGATCTCAGGTGCACATCATTCTGCCTGCGCCATTCGATTCTTTTTCGATCGTGATTTATTTGTCCCTTTCAATTATTAGGGTGTTAATCCCATTTCTCAAAATGAACAGTTGGAAATTCATATACACCATGTGAAGGAGGCTGCTAGAGTTGCAAGAATAGTCTCATTGCTCGATTCAAAGACGGGGAAGGTCACGAAGAAGGCACCACGCTGTCTCAGTGCTAAACAAAGCGCAGTGATTGAGGTGAAAACCAAGTTTACAAACACATCctatttcaatcaattttcaGGTTGACcatattctattttcttcatcattaGGTTGTTTTACAAAGCCCTGTTTGCGTCGAAGCATTCTCAACTAGTCGAGCACTTGGTCGGGTATTTCTGAGAACGATGGGAAGAACCATAGCCGTCGGCATTGTGACCCAACTAATCGGAGGCTCTCAATAATGTAACACAACACAAACATCATAGGGTTGTATTTGAAGTGAAAACAAAATCGTTGGCGTAACTTTAGATAAGAgctttatattatttagagTGAATTTGGAGTAGTGGAAGTTAGAGCTTTGAATAAATGTAATTTCTGAGGGAATATAGGTTATAtgtaatatcaaatttattgattCTTTTCTTGCAGtgttttagaatttgttttttaaaacagcGTTTTGATGCACTTCTAAATTGTTTTAGGATTGTGAAGTGTAGTTATTGTATCAATTTTGTAATCactaattcatcttttcttgAC of the Cucumis sativus cultivar 9930 chromosome 3, Cucumber_9930_V3, whole genome shotgun sequence genome contains:
- the LOC101219939 gene encoding HBS1-like protein isoform X5; amino-acid sequence: MPRKVSHGLDYDDDYDDYDDYDYYDNDFDVEEKATEKIPVTKEEPKGHKLWRCSICTYDNEDSFSVCDICGVLRIPLDNNRNTQDDRTVPFKFDIPSPDDVVSNGLRSSKVGLKAANHNDFNSLIFSSDTTKISANNAALTSKSAHSASTLSQMSKSGNIGDKQLNTKGSANSGISIGKKTMVIEELNTSISVTKNLQSRDNRSSGTSSSKSAGKFDSMDESSNPSVDWERSQSLAGGLNNMVLNVKSAYANYISGIGKTSNPQYKHDKWMLPDKAVDTLTQLNLAIVGHVDSGKSTLSGRLLHLLGRVSQKEMHKYEKEAKSMGKGSFAYAWALDESAEERERGITMTVGVAFFDSKRYHIVVLDSPGHKDFVPNLISGATQADAAVLVIDASVGAFEAGMDSSKGQTREHVQLIRSFGVDQIIVAVNKMDVVEYSKDRYEFIKLQLGTFIRSCGYKDSSLSWIPLSAMANQNLVTAPSDVHFLSWYRGPNLLEAIDSLQPPTREFSKPLLMPICDVVRSLSLGQVSACGKLEAGALQSGSKVLIMPSGDKATVRTLERNSQACKIARAGDNVTVTLQGVEPSSVMSGGVLCHPDFPVAAAKHLELKILTLEYATPILIGSQLEIHIHHVKEAARVARIVSLLDSKTGKVTKKAPRCLSAKQSAVIEVVLQSPVCVEAFSTSRALGRVFLRTMGRTIAVGIVTQLIGGSQ
- the LOC101219939 gene encoding HBS1-like protein isoform X1, giving the protein MPRKVSHGLDYDDDYDDYDDYDYYDNDFDVEEKATEKIPVTKEEPKGHKLWRCSICTYDNEDSFSVCDICGVLRIPLDNNRNTQDDRTVENICKDSGVSKMAKSLFASLPNQIPKRAVKLQEQDDKIVEEREENIHKIGNIQGHLHEFHNAFSTCSHFHTNIVPFKFDIPSPDDVVSNGLRSSKVGLKAANHNDFNSLIFSSDTTKISANNAALTSKSAHSASTLSQMSKSGNIGDKQLNTKGSANSGISIGKKTMVIEELNTSISVTKNLQSRDNRSSGTSSSKSAGKFDSMDESSNPSVDWERSQSLAGGLNNMVLNVKSAYANYISGIGKTSNPQYKHDKWMLPDKAVDTLTQLNLAIVGHVDSGKSTLSGRLLHLLGRVSQKEMHKYEKEAKSMGKGSFAYAWALDESAEERERGITMTVGVAFFDSKRYHIVVLDSPGHKDFVPNLISGATQADAAVLVIDASVGAFEAGMDSSKGQTREHVQLIRSFGVDQIIVAVNKMDVVEYSKDRYEFIKLQLGTFIRSCGYKDSSLSWIPLSAMANQNLVTAPSDVHFLSWYRGPNLLEAIDSLQPPTREFSKPLLMPICDVVRSLSLGQVSACGKLEAGALQSGSKVLIMPSGDKATVRTLERNSQACKIARAGDNVTVTLQGVEPSSVMSGGVLCHPDFPVAAAKHLELKILTLEYATPILIGSQLEIHIHHVKEAARVARIVSLLDSKTGKVTKKAPRCLSAKQSAVIEVVLQSPVCVEAFSTSRALGRVFLRTMGRTIAVGIVTQLIGGSQ
- the LOC101219939 gene encoding HBS1-like protein isoform X10 → MPRKVSHGLDYDDDYDDYDDYDYYDNDFDVEEKATEKIPVTKEEPKGHKLWRCSICTYDNEDSFSVCDICGVLRIPLDNNRNTQDDRTANHNDFNSLIFSSDTTKISANNAALTSKSAHSASTLSQMSKSGNIGDKQLNTKGSANSGISIGKKTMVIEELNTSISVTKNLQSRDNRSSGTSSSKSAGKFDSMDESSNPSVDWERSQSLAGGLNNMVLNVKSAYANYISGIGKTSNPQYKHDKWMLPDKAVDTLTQLNLAIVGHVDSGKSTLSGRLLHLLGRVSQKEMHKYEKEAKSMGKGSFAYAWALDESAEERERGITMTVGVAFFDSKRYHIVVLDSPGHKDFVPNLISGATQADAAVLVIDASVGAFEAGMDSSKGQTREHVQLIRSFGVDQIIVAVNKMDVVEYSKDRYEFIKLQLGTFIRSCGYKDSSLSWIPLSAMANQNLVTAPSDVHFLSWYRGPNLLEAIDSLQPPTREFSKPLLMPICDVVRSLSLGQVSACGKLEAGALQSGSKVLIMPSGDKATVRTLERNSQACKIARAGDNVTVTLQGVEPSSVMSGGVLCHPDFPVAAAKHLELKILTLEYATPILIGSQLEIHIHHVKEAARVARIVSLLDSKTGKVTKKAPRCLSAKQSAVIEVVLQSPVCVEAFSTSRALGRVFLRTMGRTIAVGIVTQLIGGSQ
- the LOC101219939 gene encoding HBS1-like protein isoform X9, with the protein product MPRKVSHGLDYDDDYDDYDDYDYYDNDFDVEEKATEKIPVTKEEPKGHKLWRCSICTYDNEDSFSVCDICGVLRIPLDNNRNTQDDRTAANHNDFNSLIFSSDTTKISANNAALTSKSAHSASTLSQMSKSGNIGDKQLNTKGSANSGISIGKKTMVIEELNTSISVTKNLQSRDNRSSGTSSSKSAGKFDSMDESSNPSVDWERSQSLAGGLNNMVLNVKSAYANYISGIGKTSNPQYKHDKWMLPDKAVDTLTQLNLAIVGHVDSGKSTLSGRLLHLLGRVSQKEMHKYEKEAKSMGKGSFAYAWALDESAEERERGITMTVGVAFFDSKRYHIVVLDSPGHKDFVPNLISGATQADAAVLVIDASVGAFEAGMDSSKGQTREHVQLIRSFGVDQIIVAVNKMDVVEYSKDRYEFIKLQLGTFIRSCGYKDSSLSWIPLSAMANQNLVTAPSDVHFLSWYRGPNLLEAIDSLQPPTREFSKPLLMPICDVVRSLSLGQVSACGKLEAGALQSGSKVLIMPSGDKATVRTLERNSQACKIARAGDNVTVTLQGVEPSSVMSGGVLCHPDFPVAAAKHLELKILTLEYATPILIGSQLEIHIHHVKEAARVARIVSLLDSKTGKVTKKAPRCLSAKQSAVIEVVLQSPVCVEAFSTSRALGRVFLRTMGRTIAVGIVTQLIGGSQ
- the LOC101219939 gene encoding HBS1-like protein isoform X12, producing the protein MPRKVSHGLDYDDDYDDYDDYDYYDNDFDVEEKATEKIPVTKEEPKGHKLWRCSICTYDNEDSFSVCDICGVLRIPLDNNRNTQDDRTALTSKSAHSASTLSQMSKSGNIGDKQLNTKGSANSGISIGKKTMVIEELNTSISVTKNLQSRDNRSSGTSSSKSAGKFDSMDESSNPSVDWERSQSLAGGLNNMVLNVKSAYANYISGIGKTSNPQYKHDKWMLPDKAVDTLTQLNLAIVGHVDSGKSTLSGRLLHLLGRVSQKEMHKYEKEAKSMGKGSFAYAWALDESAEERERGITMTVGVAFFDSKRYHIVVLDSPGHKDFVPNLISGATQADAAVLVIDASVGAFEAGMDSSKGQTREHVQLIRSFGVDQIIVAVNKMDVVEYSKDRYEFIKLQLGTFIRSCGYKDSSLSWIPLSAMANQNLVTAPSDVHFLSWYRGPNLLEAIDSLQPPTREFSKPLLMPICDVVRSLSLGQVSACGKLEAGALQSGSKVLIMPSGDKATVRTLERNSQACKIARAGDNVTVTLQGVEPSSVMSGGVLCHPDFPVAAAKHLELKILTLEYATPILIGSQLEIHIHHVKEAARVARIVSLLDSKTGKVTKKAPRCLSAKQSAVIEVVLQSPVCVEAFSTSRALGRVFLRTMGRTIAVGIVTQLIGGSQ
- the LOC101219939 gene encoding HBS1-like protein isoform X7, with product MPRKVSHGLDYDDDYDDYDDYDYYDNDFDVEEKATEKIPVTKEEPKGHKLWRCSICTYDNEDSFSVCDICGVLRIPLDNNRNTQDDRTVPFKFDIPSPDDVVSNGLRSSKVGLKDTTKISANNAALTSKSAHSASTLSQMSKSGNIGDKQLNTKGSANSGISIGKKTMVIEELNTSISVTKNLQSRDNRSSGTSSSKSAGKFDSMDESSNPSVDWERSQSLAGGLNNMVLNVKSAYANYISGIGKTSNPQYKHDKWMLPDKAVDTLTQLNLAIVGHVDSGKSTLSGRLLHLLGRVSQKEMHKYEKEAKSMGKGSFAYAWALDESAEERERGITMTVGVAFFDSKRYHIVVLDSPGHKDFVPNLISGATQADAAVLVIDASVGAFEAGMDSSKGQTREHVQLIRSFGVDQIIVAVNKMDVVEYSKDRYEFIKLQLGTFIRSCGYKDSSLSWIPLSAMANQNLVTAPSDVHFLSWYRGPNLLEAIDSLQPPTREFSKPLLMPICDVVRSLSLGQVSACGKLEAGALQSGSKVLIMPSGDKATVRTLERNSQACKIARAGDNVTVTLQGVEPSSVMSGGVLCHPDFPVAAAKHLELKILTLEYATPILIGSQLEIHIHHVKEAARVARIVSLLDSKTGKVTKKAPRCLSAKQSAVIEVVLQSPVCVEAFSTSRALGRVFLRTMGRTIAVGIVTQLIGGSQ
- the LOC101219939 gene encoding HBS1-like protein isoform X8, with translation MPRKVSHGLDYDDDYDDYDDYDYYDNDFDVEEKATEKIPVTKEEPKGHKLWRCSICTYDNEDSFSVCDICGVLRIPLDNNRNTQDDRTVPFKFDIPSPDDVVSNGLRSSKVGLKALTSKSAHSASTLSQMSKSGNIGDKQLNTKGSANSGISIGKKTMVIEELNTSISVTKNLQSRDNRSSGTSSSKSAGKFDSMDESSNPSVDWERSQSLAGGLNNMVLNVKSAYANYISGIGKTSNPQYKHDKWMLPDKAVDTLTQLNLAIVGHVDSGKSTLSGRLLHLLGRVSQKEMHKYEKEAKSMGKGSFAYAWALDESAEERERGITMTVGVAFFDSKRYHIVVLDSPGHKDFVPNLISGATQADAAVLVIDASVGAFEAGMDSSKGQTREHVQLIRSFGVDQIIVAVNKMDVVEYSKDRYEFIKLQLGTFIRSCGYKDSSLSWIPLSAMANQNLVTAPSDVHFLSWYRGPNLLEAIDSLQPPTREFSKPLLMPICDVVRSLSLGQVSACGKLEAGALQSGSKVLIMPSGDKATVRTLERNSQACKIARAGDNVTVTLQGVEPSSVMSGGVLCHPDFPVAAAKHLELKILTLEYATPILIGSQLEIHIHHVKEAARVARIVSLLDSKTGKVTKKAPRCLSAKQSAVIEVVLQSPVCVEAFSTSRALGRVFLRTMGRTIAVGIVTQLIGGSQ
- the LOC101219939 gene encoding HBS1-like protein isoform X6, with the protein product MPRKVSHGLDYDDDYDDYDDYDYYDNDFDVEEKATEKIPVTKEEPKGHKLWRCSICTYDNEDSFSVCDICGVLRIPLDNNRNTQDDRTVPFKFDIPSPDDVVSNGLRSSKVGLKANHNDFNSLIFSSDTTKISANNAALTSKSAHSASTLSQMSKSGNIGDKQLNTKGSANSGISIGKKTMVIEELNTSISVTKNLQSRDNRSSGTSSSKSAGKFDSMDESSNPSVDWERSQSLAGGLNNMVLNVKSAYANYISGIGKTSNPQYKHDKWMLPDKAVDTLTQLNLAIVGHVDSGKSTLSGRLLHLLGRVSQKEMHKYEKEAKSMGKGSFAYAWALDESAEERERGITMTVGVAFFDSKRYHIVVLDSPGHKDFVPNLISGATQADAAVLVIDASVGAFEAGMDSSKGQTREHVQLIRSFGVDQIIVAVNKMDVVEYSKDRYEFIKLQLGTFIRSCGYKDSSLSWIPLSAMANQNLVTAPSDVHFLSWYRGPNLLEAIDSLQPPTREFSKPLLMPICDVVRSLSLGQVSACGKLEAGALQSGSKVLIMPSGDKATVRTLERNSQACKIARAGDNVTVTLQGVEPSSVMSGGVLCHPDFPVAAAKHLELKILTLEYATPILIGSQLEIHIHHVKEAARVARIVSLLDSKTGKVTKKAPRCLSAKQSAVIEVVLQSPVCVEAFSTSRALGRVFLRTMGRTIAVGIVTQLIGGSQ
- the LOC101219939 gene encoding HBS1-like protein isoform X4, translated to MPRKVSHGLDYDDDYDDYDDYDYYDNDFDVEEKATEKIPVTKEEPKGHKLWRCSICTYDNEDSFSVCDICGVLRIPLDNNRNTQDDRTVENICKDSGVSKMAKSLFASLPNQIPKRAVKLQEQDDKIVEEREENIHKIGNIQGHLHEFHNAFSTCSHFHTNIVPFKFDIPSPDDVVSNGLRSSKVGLKALTSKSAHSASTLSQMSKSGNIGDKQLNTKGSANSGISIGKKTMVIEELNTSISVTKNLQSRDNRSSGTSSSKSAGKFDSMDESSNPSVDWERSQSLAGGLNNMVLNVKSAYANYISGIGKTSNPQYKHDKWMLPDKAVDTLTQLNLAIVGHVDSGKSTLSGRLLHLLGRVSQKEMHKYEKEAKSMGKGSFAYAWALDESAEERERGITMTVGVAFFDSKRYHIVVLDSPGHKDFVPNLISGATQADAAVLVIDASVGAFEAGMDSSKGQTREHVQLIRSFGVDQIIVAVNKMDVVEYSKDRYEFIKLQLGTFIRSCGYKDSSLSWIPLSAMANQNLVTAPSDVHFLSWYRGPNLLEAIDSLQPPTREFSKPLLMPICDVVRSLSLGQVSACGKLEAGALQSGSKVLIMPSGDKATVRTLERNSQACKIARAGDNVTVTLQGVEPSSVMSGGVLCHPDFPVAAAKHLELKILTLEYATPILIGSQLEIHIHHVKEAARVARIVSLLDSKTGKVTKKAPRCLSAKQSAVIEVVLQSPVCVEAFSTSRALGRVFLRTMGRTIAVGIVTQLIGGSQ
- the LOC101219939 gene encoding HBS1-like protein isoform X2, with translation MPRKVSHGLDYDDDYDDYDDYDYYDNDFDVEEKATEKIPVTKEEPKGHKLWRCSICTYDNEDSFSVCDICGVLRIPLDNNRNTQDDRTVENICKDSGVSKMAKSLFASLPNQIPKRAVKLQEQDDKIVEEREENIHKIGNIQGHLHEFHNAFSTCSHFHTNIVPFKFDIPSPDDVVSNGLRSSKVGLKANHNDFNSLIFSSDTTKISANNAALTSKSAHSASTLSQMSKSGNIGDKQLNTKGSANSGISIGKKTMVIEELNTSISVTKNLQSRDNRSSGTSSSKSAGKFDSMDESSNPSVDWERSQSLAGGLNNMVLNVKSAYANYISGIGKTSNPQYKHDKWMLPDKAVDTLTQLNLAIVGHVDSGKSTLSGRLLHLLGRVSQKEMHKYEKEAKSMGKGSFAYAWALDESAEERERGITMTVGVAFFDSKRYHIVVLDSPGHKDFVPNLISGATQADAAVLVIDASVGAFEAGMDSSKGQTREHVQLIRSFGVDQIIVAVNKMDVVEYSKDRYEFIKLQLGTFIRSCGYKDSSLSWIPLSAMANQNLVTAPSDVHFLSWYRGPNLLEAIDSLQPPTREFSKPLLMPICDVVRSLSLGQVSACGKLEAGALQSGSKVLIMPSGDKATVRTLERNSQACKIARAGDNVTVTLQGVEPSSVMSGGVLCHPDFPVAAAKHLELKILTLEYATPILIGSQLEIHIHHVKEAARVARIVSLLDSKTGKVTKKAPRCLSAKQSAVIEVVLQSPVCVEAFSTSRALGRVFLRTMGRTIAVGIVTQLIGGSQ
- the LOC101219939 gene encoding HBS1-like protein isoform X3 encodes the protein MPRKVSHGLDYDDDYDDYDDYDYYDNDFDVEEKATEKIPVTKEEPKGHKLWRCSICTYDNEDSFSVCDICGVLRIPLDNNRNTQDDRTVENICKDSGVSKMAKSLFASLPNQIPKRAVKLQEQDDKIVEEREENIHKIGNIQGHLHEFHNAFSTCSHFHTNIVPFKFDIPSPDDVVSNGLRSSKVGLKDTTKISANNAALTSKSAHSASTLSQMSKSGNIGDKQLNTKGSANSGISIGKKTMVIEELNTSISVTKNLQSRDNRSSGTSSSKSAGKFDSMDESSNPSVDWERSQSLAGGLNNMVLNVKSAYANYISGIGKTSNPQYKHDKWMLPDKAVDTLTQLNLAIVGHVDSGKSTLSGRLLHLLGRVSQKEMHKYEKEAKSMGKGSFAYAWALDESAEERERGITMTVGVAFFDSKRYHIVVLDSPGHKDFVPNLISGATQADAAVLVIDASVGAFEAGMDSSKGQTREHVQLIRSFGVDQIIVAVNKMDVVEYSKDRYEFIKLQLGTFIRSCGYKDSSLSWIPLSAMANQNLVTAPSDVHFLSWYRGPNLLEAIDSLQPPTREFSKPLLMPICDVVRSLSLGQVSACGKLEAGALQSGSKVLIMPSGDKATVRTLERNSQACKIARAGDNVTVTLQGVEPSSVMSGGVLCHPDFPVAAAKHLELKILTLEYATPILIGSQLEIHIHHVKEAARVARIVSLLDSKTGKVTKKAPRCLSAKQSAVIEVVLQSPVCVEAFSTSRALGRVFLRTMGRTIAVGIVTQLIGGSQ